The DNA segment ACACGTTTGACTTGTGCGCCGAGGTTTGCAGCAGGTCTAAATTTAACTCGCGCAAAATATCGGCTAGCTTTTTTGAGTTTTCAAGCACGGTTAGGGGGTTTAGACTCGCGCGGTCAAGCTCGTACGTCACGCAGTTAAATTCGCTTTTTAGCCTATCCGTGTAGTCGCCCTTTGGCGCGATAGCAAAAACCTCGTGACCGAGCCGCTTTAGCTCGCGCATGATCGGCGCGCGAAAGAAATAAATGCTCATATCGGCGTGAGATAAAAATCCAAATTTAGCCATTTTAAAAAATATCCTTTAAATTTACCGCCCTCATCTTAGCAACCTATAAATTTTAACCGCGCCGTTTAAAACGACCGGCTCAAACAACTCTTTGTCGTAGTTTTCGAGCACGAAAAGCTGTATGTAGGCCGAGTTTAGCACCGCTTCGTCAAGCACCAAAAACCGCCTGTAATCCTTCATAAAAATGAGGTAAATTTTACCGTCCGCGTTCATCTCGTGCTTTTTTACGACCAGCTTGTCTTTCTCGTCGTAGCTTGTTTCAAAGTACGTATTTACGGATATTTCGCGCTCGCCGATATAGACCTTGGACGCGTCGCCCGATACGCTAAACCCTCCGCCGATATTTATCGTATCGCCGTCCACCGAGTAAGGTTTGCCCGGATAAAATATCGCTCCGTACTCCTCGCCGCTGTTTAGATCGAGGTTTGAAAATCGCAAAACGGCGCTAAAGATATCGATCATGGAGTCAGGTAGATAATAATAAATTTCGCGCGTTTTTTGCGGCGGCTGGAAGTCCTTGCTATTTAGCGAATACAAAAACGAATTTACGCTCGTGGCGTTGTAGTCTTTCATCATTTGGTTCAAATTTAACCCAAATCTCTCGCTGAAATTTCGCTCGGTGTACTCGACTTCTAGGCGCGCCATATTTGCCGACATGCGCTGATTGCTAGCTAGCGCAAAGCTCACGGCGAAGTTATCCCTGCCCAGGTGCTTGCCGCCGTCTATGAGAGTCTTAACATCCGCGTAGTAGCGGATCGGATAGCCGTAGTCCCACCACGCCAGCACGTAGTCCTCGCGCCCCGCGATTTTGTGCAGTTTATCTAGGCTCTCGACCTCGCTTTTGGCAAAGACCGTGCCGACTTTGTAGCCGTAAATGTGCTCAAGGCACGGCATCAAAGATAACGCGGCGATACAAAAGACGCAAATTTTTTCTAAAAGTGCGTGCTTTTTGAGCGAGCTTATGCCTGAGACCATAAAATAAGCCGCCCCGCAAATAAGCGCCGCCGCCGCAAACGTGGCTAGATATACGCCAAAGCCCGCCTCACCGTCAAAATTTGGCGCGAAAACGGGAGATTTGCCGTGCAAAAGGCTGTAATATTTATCAAAATACAAAAAGAAAAACACAAAAAACGCCGCTAAACAAACGGTGCAAAATTTGTCTAAAATTTTATCTTTTTTGAAAAAACTCACGCAAAGCGCCGCAAAATATCCAAATCCTATCGCCATCACGGGCACGGAGTAGATCGTAAATCTAAGCCCGCCTTTTAGCGCTAAAAACCCAAGTAGCAGCATCGGAAGCGCAAGCAAAAATGAGCGAAATTTAAGACAAAGCGCCGCGACTCCGACGAGCGATAAAGCAAAAGTAACGATATGCCCGCTGATACGCTTAGCAAAGGCGTTTATCGACTCGAACTCAAACGAATAATCGCTCATTTCCATTATCGTTTTATTTACGTTATAAAAATGAAAAACCGGCTCACTACTCTCGGAAACCCCGCGAAATATGTAAAATTTAAGCTGAAATAAAATTTGATTTAGCCCGCCGCTATAACCTAGAAGCGCGACGGCTAAAGCAAGACAAGCCGCGACAGCTCGTTTATCCCAGATCTGCGGACGAAATCTCATCGCTAGATAAAGAGCGACGACAAGCGCGCTTTTAGCGTAAAAATCGATATACGTAAGCGCCACTATCATCAAAATGACAGCCTCGTAATTTAGCGCGTTTTTCCTATCAAAAATCAAAGTGTAGAGCAAAAATGCGCCCAGCATGGCAAAATTTAGCGAGTAAGAGCTCGGATACCACCAGTCGTTTATCAGGATAAAAATCGGGATAAAAATGAGATCGTTTACGTTTTTTTTCTGCGCGAGGCGTATCATCGCCCAGACGCTAAACGCAGGCAGCACGATAGTGAGCATATCGGTGTCGTAGTAGCCAGCCATCGTGCGGTTGTAGTAGCTGTTTGCGATACTAGCTAGCAGCGCCGCCGCAAAGCCAACTCCTGGCATCTCGTACTCTTTGCCTATCAAAATCACGGGAATAACGATAAGAGAGCTAAAAAATACACTCATATAAAGCAAAATGGTCTCAAAGCTAAAAGGCAAAATTTGATACAAAAAATACGTAAGCGTGGGCATTGAGCGGCCGTAGTAGCTAAGGTCGTTTGGCTGATGAAAGCCCGCTATCATATCGCGCGCACCCTCGGCGAAGGCATAGCCGTCGTTCGTGCTGATCATGAGCTGATCGTTCCAGAAAAAGTGCTGGTATTCGCCCGCCCAGTACACCCAGTACAGCCTGCAAACCACGCTAAAAACAAACGCCGCAAGCATCAAAAAGCAAGTCTGTTTTGAAAATTTAAATTTATCCAAGAGTCCCGAAATTTTACTCGCCATTTTCACCCTCTAAGTATCCTATGAGCTGCGCCGCGACGGCGTTTTTGTCAAATTTTATTACGCGGCCATAAGCCTTTTTTTCATAATCTCGCCTCAAATTTTCATCCTCAAGCGCCCGCCTCATCGCCGACTCCATCGCTTTTTCGTCGTCAACGGGAGTTAAAATGCCGTACTCATCGTCGCCCAGAAGCTCTCTAGCGCCGCTTTTGTGATCGGTTGAGATGATAAATCTCTCGCAAGCAAGCGCCTCCAAAAGCACGTTTGAAAAGCCCTCAAACCTCGAAGCGCAAAGGAAACACTGCGCATTTTTGATAAATTTAAACGGATTTTTATCCGTGCCCAGTAGCTTTACGCGCGAGCTTACACCAAGCTCATCGATCAAATTTTGAAGCTCGCCTTGCAAAGGCCCCTTGCCTAAAATCCCAAGCGTCGCGCGCTCGTCGTTTAAATTTGCGATTATTTTTATTAACATCGCTTGATTTTTACCGCTATCAAGTCGTCCGATATTTAGAAAAAGCGGCTTAAATTTATCCTCTAACGGCTCATTTGCAAGCGTTTTTATCGCTGCCAAATCTACCGCGTTATATAGCACTTTCGTCTTTTTCCCGTCGCAGCCGAAATTTCGCACGAGATCATCGGCATTTCCCTGCGCGTTGGCTAAAATCAGATCGGCTCTAGGATAGAGCGCCTTAACTAAAATTCTATTAGCCAGCCCGCTAAGTCCGCTTTTATAGATGACCGACGGACAGCTGCGCTCGCTTATCACCATCCGTCCTTTTAGGCCTAACATTTTAGCCGCAAGAGCCGCGTAGCAAGGACGGTTCATCAAAACAAAATGCGCGTCAATCCCCAAATTTTCGCAAAGTTTTTTATATTTTAGAGCTAAAGAGGGTAGCGCAAAGGCTAGGCGGAAAAGCTTTTTTACGCCGCTCTCATATGGATCTGAGCGCTCGAGGAAGTGAATTTTTACCGCGCTGGGTATCTCGTAGGCTACGACCTCGCTCATCAAAACGAGATGAACCTCGTATTTTTCGCACAGAGCGGGAAGTAAATTTGAAACCACGCGCTCCGCGCCGCCCGGTCCCATCGAGTAGAGAAAAACGGCTAATTTTTCATTCGCCGCGCGTTTTTTTGTAGATCCAAACGCGAATTTTAGTTAAAAATAAAATCATCGACTTTGGAAACGGGCTTAAAATCAGCATCGCCAGCGCTTCTTTGGTAAATTTAAATTTGAGGCTTTTAAAAAGATATTCATACATTTTTTTGTATTCGCCGCCGAATTTCGCGTAGTACGCCGCCATTTTATATAGGATCGCGATATAAGCTTCATTTACGCGAAATTTCGGCTCGGCGCTTGTCTTTTGACTCAAATTTGCATCGCTATTTTTATTTTGAGCTTCTAAGCCACTTGATTTCGCGTTTAAATTTGCGTCGCTATTTTTGCCTTGAGAGTTCGCGTCGCTCACATAACTCAAGATTTTACGCTCCGCATCCGCATCGCCGCCATCCGCGTTTAAATTTTTATCGCTTATGCTCCTTGTGCCGTCCAAATTTGCGCCGCATGCGCCGTTTAAATTCCTGCCGCCGATTTTTTCGTCGCAAGCTCCGGTTTGCGCGTTTTTCTCGGCGATCTTTTGCAAAATAAGCTCTGCCGTCATCGCGTAGCCTTTCATTATACAAAGCGGGCGTTTAAACGAGTTTATCGTGACGCTGTCGCTGCGGTGAAAGCGGTAAATGCGCACGGCGTCGTGCAGATAGTAAGCGGGATGGTCGAAAAGATAGATCCAAAGCGTATTTTCGCTACCGTAAAGCCCCTTTTCAAAGCGCCTTTGTCCGATCGCATCTCGGCGAAACATTATCAAAAACTCGCCCGTTATCTTGCCGTCGTAGTAGTCCTGCGGCGAAATTTCTCCGCTTTTGCTCAGTCCAAATCCCGAAAATTTCGTCGTCGGCTCGCCGTCAAGCTCGAAATAACAGTTCGCCCAGACGCTAGCGTACCCACGCTCCAGCACGACCGCCATCTTGCTTATAGCGCCTTCTATCAGCAAATCATCGTCGTCGAGTATCACGAAAGCATCGCCGCTAGCGTGATCAAAGCCGTTGTTTTTATTGCCGTTTGGACCGCGGTCGTAAGTTTGGTTTAAGACGTATTTTACGTTGTCGAATTTTGCCGCGTAATTTTGTGCAAGCTCGCGCGTACCGTCGTTTGAGTCGTCGTCGCTGATTATGATTTCTTTATTTTCGTAGTCTTGAGCCAGCGCGCTTTTTAGAGCGGCTTCAAAAAGTTCTTTGCGGTTGTAGGTCGGGATTATTATGCTAACCTTTAGCATTTTAACTCTCTAAATTTTGCGTAATAAAATCCATCCACTTTTGATAAATTTGATCGGTTTTAAAGCTGTTTTTCCTTAGCGCGGCATTTCTGACGAACTCGTCTCTTAAATTTTCATCGCGCATTAGAAGTTCGATTTTTTCGCCTAGCGTCTTCGCGTCGTCTATAGGAGCTAAAAATCCGTCCTTGCCGTCATTGATGAGCTCTTTTGCGCCGCTCGTCGCAGTCGCCACTCTAGCGCAGTCAAAAAATACGCTTTCGATTAGCACGTTTGGCAGGCCCTCGGTTTTGGATGCGGAAACGATGATTTTAGACCGCTCGTAAAAAGAAGCTATATCGCTCGTCTGCCCGATAAATTCGGCATTTAGATGCAGTTGCTCGTGAGCTATGAGCTCTAGTCTTTGTCTCTCGTCGCCCGAACCCGCGACGATGATCTTCCAATCCGCCATCAGCTCTTTATCCACCTGACTCACGGCTTTCAGAAATACGTCGCAACCCTTAAGCGAGACGAGGCGCCCGACGAAAAGTATGATATTTTCTTTAGGCAAACCCTGTTTTTGGACTTCAAACATAGGATTATACATCACGGTTTTGTTTTTCACGAAGTTGTAATAATCATAGTCTTCTTTGGTTAGCACCGTTAGGCCGCTAGCTAGCGGGTAAAGCATACGCCGTAAAAACAGCCAGCCGCGCCCTTTGAAAAAATACGCGCTTGCGTGCTCGCTGATAAAAAGCGGCTTGTTTATAAATAAATTCGACAAAATCACATTGATATTTGTGCTGTCCATCGAAGATATAATGACGTCAAATCCGCCGTTTTTGATCAAATTTCGCTGATAAAAAAACTTTTTTACGCGTCTGATTAAATTTACGAAAAATCCTTTTTTTACCATCGGAAAAGGAAGGTCTATGAGCTTCACGCGCGGGTCGAGTTCGTAAAAGGGTGGCTTGGTGTCAAATTTTAAAAGCGTTACGTCGTGAAATTTCGCAAAATAGCTCGCGAGCAAGCTCATCACGCGCTCGGCGCCGCCTGCTTGCAAGGTTGAAATTATAAACAAAACCTTCATTCTCTCTCCAAATTTTATCAATGCGCTAAAATTTACCAAATCTTTAAAATTATTGATTTTATAAATTTTGAGCTTTATAATAGCTTAGTTTTTTATCTTTTAAATATCCGTTCAAACCCGCAAAAAACCGATTCAAAACGCGTTGCGACAACGTATTTTAGGCTATTTAGACGAGTTTTAAACGAAGCTTTATCCCGCGCTCTTTGCACTCGCTCGGCTTGGATATTTGAGTCCGCTAGATCGGTTGGATGCGCAAAAATATCACTAAAATACATCTTTAAGCCGTTTTTTAAAAGCAAAATTTGCCAAAAATCAGCCACGCAAAGCGCCTTTTTGTACGTTTGCAAGATCTTTTCGGCTGCGCGCCTATCAAGTACGTAGGCCGCCGCTCGGTAAATCGTGCCGTAAGAGCGCTTTGAGACCAGCCAAAAATCCTCATCCAGCTTTTTGCCAAATGCGCTAAATCGCCCCTCCAGCCCGTCTTGCGCGCCGCAGATGAGCGCCGAGCCCGCATCCATCTTAGCAGCCGTTTCAAACGCTTTTTTTACGCCGCTTTCGTCGCCGATGACATCGTCTTCTAAGATGAGCGCAAAGCTGGCGTCGCTTTTTAAAAATTCCTCGTAAGCGCGCGCGTGAGAGAGCGAGCAGCCGACCTCGGACGGGCTTAATAGCCTGCCGTAAGCCTCAAGGCCAGGTAGCGCGTAGCCGTAGTACTCTTTGGCGCTCATCGCTCTGCCGCCCACAGCCTCGACGAGCTTAAATTCGCCATAGTTTTTAAACCGCTCTTTTAGCTTTTCTCGGCGCGCCTCGTCGCTTTTTAGCGAGATAACGAATACTAATTTTTTCATCTTTTAAACTTCGATTTGATTTT comes from the Campylobacter rectus genome and includes:
- a CDS encoding STT3 domain-containing protein; the encoded protein is MASKISGLLDKFKFSKQTCFLMLAAFVFSVVCRLYWVYWAGEYQHFFWNDQLMISTNDGYAFAEGARDMIAGFHQPNDLSYYGRSMPTLTYFLYQILPFSFETILLYMSVFFSSLIVIPVILIGKEYEMPGVGFAAALLASIANSYYNRTMAGYYDTDMLTIVLPAFSVWAMIRLAQKKNVNDLIFIPIFILINDWWYPSSYSLNFAMLGAFLLYTLIFDRKNALNYEAVILMIVALTYIDFYAKSALVVALYLAMRFRPQIWDKRAVAACLALAVALLGYSGGLNQILFQLKFYIFRGVSESSEPVFHFYNVNKTIMEMSDYSFEFESINAFAKRISGHIVTFALSLVGVAALCLKFRSFLLALPMLLLGFLALKGGLRFTIYSVPVMAIGFGYFAALCVSFFKKDKILDKFCTVCLAAFFVFFFLYFDKYYSLLHGKSPVFAPNFDGEAGFGVYLATFAAAALICGAAYFMVSGISSLKKHALLEKICVFCIAALSLMPCLEHIYGYKVGTVFAKSEVESLDKLHKIAGREDYVLAWWDYGYPIRYYADVKTLIDGGKHLGRDNFAVSFALASNQRMSANMARLEVEYTERNFSERFGLNLNQMMKDYNATSVNSFLYSLNSKDFQPPQKTREIYYYLPDSMIDIFSAVLRFSNLDLNSGEEYGAIFYPGKPYSVDGDTINIGGGFSVSGDASKVYIGEREISVNTYFETSYDEKDKLVVKKHEMNADGKIYLIFMKDYRRFLVLDEAVLNSAYIQLFVLENYDKELFEPVVLNGAVKIYRLLR
- a CDS encoding glycosyltransferase family 2 protein, whose amino-acid sequence is MLKVSIIIPTYNRKELFEAALKSALAQDYENKEIIISDDDSNDGTRELAQNYAAKFDNVKYVLNQTYDRGPNGNKNNGFDHASGDAFVILDDDDLLIEGAISKMAVVLERGYASVWANCYFELDGEPTTKFSGFGLSKSGEISPQDYYDGKITGEFLIMFRRDAIGQRRFEKGLYGSENTLWIYLFDHPAYYLHDAVRIYRFHRSDSVTINSFKRPLCIMKGYAMTAELILQKIAEKNAQTGACDEKIGGRNLNGACGANLDGTRSISDKNLNADGGDADAERKILSYVSDANSQGKNSDANLNAKSSGLEAQNKNSDANLSQKTSAEPKFRVNEAYIAILYKMAAYYAKFGGEYKKMYEYLFKSLKFKFTKEALAMLILSPFPKSMILFLTKIRVWIYKKTRGE
- a CDS encoding glycosyltransferase, whose translation is MKVLFIISTLQAGGAERVMSLLASYFAKFHDVTLLKFDTKPPFYELDPRVKLIDLPFPMVKKGFFVNLIRRVKKFFYQRNLIKNGGFDVIISSMDSTNINVILSNLFINKPLFISEHASAYFFKGRGWLFLRRMLYPLASGLTVLTKEDYDYYNFVKNKTVMYNPMFEVQKQGLPKENIILFVGRLVSLKGCDVFLKAVSQVDKELMADWKIIVAGSGDERQRLELIAHEQLHLNAEFIGQTSDIASFYERSKIIVSASKTEGLPNVLIESVFFDCARVATATSGAKELINDGKDGFLAPIDDAKTLGEKIELLMRDENLRDEFVRNAALRKNSFKTDQIYQKWMDFITQNLES
- a CDS encoding glycosyltransferase family 25 protein, coding for MKKLVFVISLKSDEARREKLKERFKNYGEFKLVEAVGGRAMSAKEYYGYALPGLEAYGRLLSPSEVGCSLSHARAYEEFLKSDASFALILEDDVIGDESGVKKAFETAAKMDAGSALICGAQDGLEGRFSAFGKKLDEDFWLVSKRSYGTIYRAAAYVLDRRAAEKILQTYKKALCVADFWQILLLKNGLKMYFSDIFAHPTDLADSNIQAERVQRARDKASFKTRLNSLKYVVATRFESVFCGFERIFKR